The proteins below are encoded in one region of Metabacillus dongyingensis:
- a CDS encoding enoyl-CoA hydratase/isomerase family protein has product MNTFANIEIRKSDGLAYLVINRPELRNALNKETLNEMMEALEILAADDETGCVVFTGSGEKSFAAGADIRQLKSRTALDVFNRGGMQQVYDYIEAYDKPTIAMVNGYALGGGCELAMACDIRIASENAKFGLPELNLSIIPSAGGTQRLARLVGKGAAMDMILRGKIIDAKEAYRIGLVSEIASIEELQEKTEVTAGQILSKGPLAVKLAKLAVHAGFDADQKTGLVIEKLAQAVLFSTDDKNEGTSAFLEKRKPQFTAK; this is encoded by the coding sequence CATCAATAGACCTGAGCTTCGAAATGCCTTAAATAAAGAAACGTTAAATGAAATGATGGAAGCATTAGAAATCCTTGCAGCAGATGATGAGACCGGATGTGTGGTGTTTACCGGAAGCGGCGAAAAATCATTTGCTGCAGGGGCTGATATCCGCCAGCTGAAGTCAAGAACAGCACTTGATGTCTTTAACCGCGGAGGCATGCAGCAGGTTTATGATTACATAGAAGCCTACGATAAACCAACAATCGCCATGGTGAATGGGTATGCACTTGGCGGAGGCTGCGAGCTTGCGATGGCATGTGATATCCGGATTGCTTCAGAAAATGCCAAGTTCGGACTGCCTGAGCTGAATTTATCCATCATACCAAGTGCCGGCGGAACACAGCGGCTTGCAAGACTTGTTGGAAAAGGTGCAGCAATGGATATGATTCTAAGAGGGAAAATCATTGATGCGAAGGAAGCGTACCGAATAGGGTTAGTGTCAGAGATTGCAAGCATCGAAGAGCTGCAGGAAAAAACTGAGGTAACAGCGGGACAAATTCTTTCAAAAGGCCCTCTTGCGGTAAAACTTGCGAAGCTTGCTGTGCATGCAGGATTTGATGCCGATCAAAAAACAGGACTTGTGATTGAAAAGCTAGCGCAGGCTGTTCTTTTTTCAACTGATGATAAAAATGAGGGAACGTCTGCCTTCTTAGAAAAAAGAAAACCTCAATTCACAGCCAAATAA
- a CDS encoding PaaI family thioesterase, with the protein MAILVQDIRESFESSPFFNHMGIEIIHFEEHSVKIKLTIKEHVLNANGTLHGGVHATMLDFIQGMLLRSITKTRCATLNLNTQYLAAISEGDIFAEANVLQLGYKLAFLEGEIKDSFGKIVAKGTGTFKVIRGSESI; encoded by the coding sequence TTGGCCATTCTCGTTCAGGATATTCGGGAAAGCTTTGAAAGCAGCCCTTTTTTCAACCATATGGGAATTGAAATCATTCATTTTGAAGAGCATTCCGTAAAGATTAAGCTCACAATCAAAGAACATGTCCTGAATGCAAATGGAACACTGCACGGCGGTGTTCATGCGACAATGCTCGATTTTATCCAGGGCATGCTGCTCAGATCCATTACGAAAACTAGATGTGCAACACTAAACCTGAACACGCAATACTTGGCAGCCATCTCAGAAGGTGACATTTTCGCAGAAGCAAACGTTTTGCAGCTTGGCTATAAGCTTGCTTTTTTGGAGGGTGAAATAAAAGATTCATTTGGAAAAATAGTGGCCAAGGGAACAGGAACGTTTAAAGTTATCAGAGGATCAGAAAGTATTTAG
- a CDS encoding M55 family metallopeptidase, which translates to MKIYVSVDMEGITGLADETHVNSSKHNYERGRQIMTDEANYVIQSAFDHGAKEVIVNDSHSKMNNLLIERLHPETQLITGDVKPYSMVQGLDDSFYGAMFVGYHARASKKGVMSHTMIFGVREIYINDTAVGELGFNAYVAGYHGIPVLMVAGDDQAVMEAEALIPNITTAVVKETISRSVVKSLTPVKAGELLIEKTALAIKNRENVMPLTPPDRPLMAIEFANYGQAEWAALMPGTEHLENTTIVRYQARDILEAYRAMLVMTELAMRTTFC; encoded by the coding sequence GTGAAGATATATGTCTCAGTTGACATGGAAGGAATCACTGGACTCGCTGATGAGACACATGTGAATTCATCTAAGCACAATTACGAACGGGGCCGTCAAATCATGACGGATGAAGCCAATTATGTCATCCAATCTGCCTTTGACCATGGTGCAAAAGAGGTCATTGTCAATGACAGTCATTCAAAAATGAACAATTTGCTGATCGAAAGACTGCATCCGGAAACACAGCTGATTACGGGAGATGTAAAACCATACAGCATGGTGCAGGGACTTGATGACAGTTTTTACGGTGCGATGTTTGTCGGGTATCATGCACGCGCTTCAAAAAAAGGCGTGATGTCACATACGATGATTTTTGGGGTCAGGGAGATCTACATAAATGATACGGCTGTTGGAGAATTAGGTTTTAATGCTTATGTTGCCGGCTATCACGGCATACCGGTTTTGATGGTTGCGGGAGATGATCAGGCAGTAATGGAAGCGGAAGCGCTCATACCGAATATCACGACAGCTGTCGTAAAGGAAACCATTTCAAGGTCTGTCGTCAAATCACTGACACCTGTCAAAGCAGGAGAGCTGCTCATAGAAAAGACTGCCCTCGCCATTAAAAACAGAGAAAACGTAATGCCGCTCACTCCTCCAGACCGTCCGCTTATGGCCATTGAGTTTGCCAACTATGGACAAGCTGAATGGGCAGCGCTTATGCCGGGAACAGAGCACTTAGAAAACACCACGATTGTCCGCTACCAGGCACGCGACATTCTTGAGGCTTACCGGGCAATGCTCGTAATGACGGAGCTTGCGATGAGAACGACATTCTGTTAG
- a CDS encoding ABC transporter permease: MNTYLFKRLLSMVLTLWLIITLTFVLMHTIPGSPFNQERGTSEAVQRNLEAYYHLDEPLPVQYAMYMKSLVTFDFGPSIKKSSQTVNELLGRGFPVSFELGIVTLIVAVFSGIALGIIAALRHNGFIDYLAMTIAVLGISVPNFIMATLLIQNLAVNLKILPAATWSSPMHMILPTLALATGPMAIIARLTRSSMLEVLTQDYIRTARAKGLSPVKIVFKHALRNALLPVVTVLGTLAASILTGTFVIEKIFAIPGMGKYFIESIGTRDYPVIMGTTVFYSTILIVMLFLVDVAYGILDPRIQLNKREGR; the protein is encoded by the coding sequence ATGAATACATATCTTTTTAAACGTCTGCTTTCCATGGTCCTTACACTTTGGCTGATCATTACGCTCACGTTCGTTCTGATGCATACGATTCCCGGTTCGCCTTTTAATCAGGAACGCGGGACAAGCGAAGCGGTTCAGCGAAATCTTGAAGCTTATTACCATTTAGATGAACCGCTGCCGGTACAATATGCGATGTACATGAAATCACTTGTTACGTTTGATTTTGGACCTTCTATCAAAAAGTCTTCTCAAACAGTCAATGAACTGCTTGGCCGCGGCTTTCCGGTTTCCTTTGAGCTTGGAATCGTCACGCTTATTGTAGCTGTCTTTTCAGGAATTGCGCTTGGCATCATTGCAGCGCTCCGCCACAATGGATTCATTGATTATTTAGCCATGACAATCGCCGTTCTCGGGATATCCGTTCCAAACTTTATTATGGCGACCCTATTAATTCAAAATCTGGCTGTTAATTTAAAAATACTGCCTGCTGCAACCTGGTCGAGCCCGATGCACATGATTTTGCCGACACTTGCGCTTGCTACAGGACCGATGGCGATCATTGCGCGTCTGACAAGGTCAAGCATGCTTGAAGTGCTTACTCAGGATTACATTCGGACAGCCCGGGCAAAAGGACTTTCACCAGTCAAAATCGTGTTCAAGCATGCACTTAGAAACGCACTGCTGCCAGTTGTAACCGTTCTTGGAACGCTTGCTGCCAGTATTTTAACAGGAACATTTGTAATTGAGAAAATTTTCGCGATACCCGGCATGGGAAAATACTTCATTGAAAGCATTGGAACCCGCGACTATCCGGTCATAATGGGCACGACCGTTTTTTACAGTACAATTTTGATCGTGATGCTGTTCCTTGTAGATGTTGCATATGGAATTTTAGATCCGAGAATTCAATTAAATAAAAGGGAGGGAAGATAA
- a CDS encoding ABC transporter permease encodes MELRKQHDPHLSRDIPDDWFVPKIRDKQDAEAVVRPSLSYWHDAWRRLRKNKLAMTGLLFLIFIAFMAIFGPIISPHSVRTQILTDQNLPPSAKYWFGTDELGRDVFTRTWYGARISLLVAAIAALIDFAIGVLYGGIAGYKGGKIDHYMMRVVEVLYGLPYLLVVILLMVVMGPGLFTIIVALTVTGWIGMARIVRGQVLQIKNYEFVHASKSFGTKTSRIIRKNLLPNTMGPIIVQITLTIPSAIFAEAFLSFLGLGIQAPFASWGVMASDALSTILTGHWWRLFFPALCISLTMFAFNVLGDGLQDALDPKLRR; translated from the coding sequence ATGGAGCTTAGAAAACAGCATGATCCTCACCTTTCCCGGGATATCCCTGATGATTGGTTTGTTCCAAAAATCAGGGACAAGCAGGATGCAGAAGCCGTCGTCAGACCGAGTCTTTCCTACTGGCATGATGCCTGGAGAAGACTGCGTAAAAATAAGCTTGCCATGACAGGCTTGCTCTTCTTGATTTTTATTGCCTTTATGGCCATTTTCGGGCCGATCATTTCACCGCATTCCGTCAGAACACAAATTCTGACTGATCAAAATCTGCCTCCGTCCGCTAAATACTGGTTCGGTACAGATGAACTTGGCCGCGATGTTTTTACAAGAACTTGGTATGGGGCGAGAATTTCGCTTTTAGTGGCAGCGATTGCCGCATTAATTGATTTTGCGATTGGGGTTCTTTACGGCGGAATTGCCGGCTATAAAGGAGGGAAAATCGACCATTATATGATGCGTGTCGTTGAAGTCCTGTACGGCCTTCCTTATTTGCTTGTCGTTATTTTGCTCATGGTCGTGATGGGGCCAGGTTTGTTTACTATTATCGTTGCGCTGACTGTCACAGGCTGGATCGGTATGGCGAGGATCGTAAGAGGACAGGTTCTTCAAATCAAAAACTATGAATTTGTTCATGCTTCTAAATCATTCGGGACGAAAACCAGCAGGATCATCAGGAAAAACCTCCTGCCCAATACAATGGGGCCAATTATTGTTCAAATAACACTTACGATTCCTTCTGCTATTTTTGCAGAAGCGTTTCTGAGTTTTCTCGGACTTGGGATTCAGGCTCCGTTTGCAAGCTGGGGTGTGATGGCAAGTGATGCTCTTTCAACAATCTTAACAGGACACTGGTGGCGCCTCTTTTTTCCTGCCCTCTGTATCTCTCTGACGATGTTTGCATTTAACGTGCTTGGAGACGGACTGCAGGATGCGCTTGATCCGAAGCTAAGGAGGTAA
- a CDS encoding ABC transporter ATP-binding protein encodes MEKVLEVNELHVSFQTYGGRVKAVRGVSFDLRKGETLAIVGESGCGKSVTSQSIMRLIPEPPGTIDSGSILFKGKDVTKMKEKELRKLRGAEISMIFQDPMTALNPTLTIGDQIMEGIIQHESMPKEKAKQKALEMMNLVGIPSPEARLKQYPHQFSGGMRQRIVIAMALVCEPEVLIADEPTTALDVTIQAQILDLFRDIQKKTGVSIILITHDLGVVAQVADRVAVMYAGKIVEAGSRREIFYQPQHPYTKGLLRSIPRLDIEGEELIPIAGSPPDLFSPPEGCPFAARCEHAMEVCDRVYPFTSALSKEHQVDCWLQDSRALAAASMK; translated from the coding sequence ATGGAAAAAGTACTGGAAGTAAACGAACTCCATGTTTCTTTTCAAACATACGGGGGACGTGTAAAAGCGGTCCGTGGCGTAAGCTTTGATTTGCGAAAAGGCGAAACACTCGCAATAGTAGGAGAGTCGGGCTGCGGAAAAAGTGTGACTTCCCAAAGCATTATGCGCCTAATTCCTGAACCGCCGGGAACAATTGATTCAGGCTCCATCCTTTTTAAAGGAAAAGACGTAACCAAAATGAAGGAAAAAGAGCTTAGAAAGCTTCGCGGCGCTGAGATTTCGATGATCTTTCAGGATCCGATGACAGCGCTGAACCCAACGCTGACCATAGGTGATCAAATCATGGAAGGCATTATCCAGCACGAAAGCATGCCGAAAGAAAAGGCAAAACAAAAAGCACTTGAGATGATGAATCTTGTTGGCATCCCAAGCCCTGAAGCTCGGTTAAAGCAGTATCCGCATCAATTCAGCGGAGGGATGCGGCAGAGGATTGTAATTGCGATGGCTCTTGTCTGCGAACCTGAAGTGTTAATCGCAGATGAACCGACCACCGCTCTTGATGTGACGATTCAGGCTCAAATTCTCGATTTATTCCGCGACATTCAGAAGAAAACAGGCGTTTCCATTATTCTGATTACCCATGATTTGGGAGTTGTCGCACAAGTAGCTGACCGGGTAGCGGTTATGTATGCCGGTAAAATCGTGGAAGCAGGATCAAGAAGAGAAATTTTTTATCAGCCGCAGCATCCGTACACAAAGGGACTGCTTCGTTCCATCCCGCGTCTTGATATTGAAGGAGAAGAGCTGATTCCGATTGCAGGTTCACCTCCTGATTTATTTTCTCCTCCAGAAGGGTGCCCGTTTGCGGCAAGGTGTGAGCATGCAATGGAAGTTTGTGATCGTGTGTATCCTTTTACGTCTGCATTGAGCAAAGAGCACCAAGTGGACTGCTGGCTGCAGGACAGCCGCGCATTAGCTGCAGCATCAATGAAATAA
- a CDS encoding peptide ABC transporter substrate-binding protein, which yields MKKWMAIFLTALLVFILAACTANESAGKDTEKEEKEKEKILHLNNGAEPTSFDPVIGFDAVSWNALNNLMEGLTRLGKDHEPEAAAAEKWDVSEDGKTYTFHIREDAKWSNGDDLTAGDFVFAWKRLLNPETGSGAAFLGYFIEGGEAYNSGTGSADDVKVKAVDKKTFEVTLISPQAYFLSVIANPAFFPVNEKVAAETLDWFAEADTFVGNGPFSLESWEHDKEFVMKKNDQYWDAKNVKLDGVHWAIVEDTNTEYQLYQTGELDTSDVPADLAESLFEEGKANVEEQAGDYFYRMNVTIEPFQNVNIRKAFAMAVDQKQIVDFVTKNQETAAYGFVSPGFKDPSGKDFREASGDLVKTDAAEAKALLEKGMKEEGYDKLPEVTLTYSTDDTHKKIAEALQQMFKENLGVDVKLANLEANVFAEDQKALKFQLSRSSFLADYADPVNFLENFQTGHSMNRTGWTNAEYDQLIKDSKNESDEAKRFEMLYKAEKILFEEAPIIPIHFYNQVYLQNEDVSGIVRHPVGYLELKWADKK from the coding sequence ATGAAAAAGTGGATGGCTATATTCCTGACTGCCTTGTTAGTATTTATACTTGCAGCATGTACAGCAAATGAGAGTGCAGGAAAGGATACAGAAAAAGAAGAAAAAGAGAAAGAGAAAATTTTGCACCTTAATAATGGAGCTGAACCAACATCATTTGACCCTGTCATTGGATTTGACGCTGTTTCATGGAATGCGCTGAACAACTTAATGGAGGGTCTTACCCGTTTAGGAAAAGATCATGAGCCTGAAGCAGCAGCGGCTGAGAAATGGGACGTTTCTGAGGATGGCAAAACGTATACTTTCCACATTCGCGAAGATGCAAAATGGTCAAACGGCGATGATTTAACAGCCGGCGATTTCGTGTTTGCGTGGAAACGCCTTTTAAATCCTGAAACAGGATCAGGAGCAGCATTTTTAGGCTACTTCATTGAGGGCGGAGAAGCTTACAACAGCGGAACTGGCTCTGCAGATGATGTAAAAGTGAAAGCCGTTGACAAAAAGACATTTGAAGTTACACTAATCAGTCCTCAAGCATATTTCTTAAGTGTCATTGCGAACCCGGCATTTTTCCCGGTGAATGAAAAAGTAGCTGCGGAAACACTAGACTGGTTTGCAGAAGCTGACACGTTTGTTGGCAACGGACCCTTCTCACTCGAGTCATGGGAGCATGACAAGGAATTTGTAATGAAGAAAAACGATCAGTACTGGGATGCAAAAAACGTGAAGCTTGATGGCGTTCATTGGGCGATCGTAGAAGATACTAATACAGAATACCAGCTCTACCAAACAGGCGAATTGGATACATCAGACGTGCCTGCTGACTTGGCAGAATCTCTTTTTGAAGAAGGAAAAGCAAATGTTGAAGAACAGGCTGGAGATTACTTCTACCGCATGAACGTAACAATTGAACCGTTCCAGAACGTAAACATCCGCAAAGCATTTGCAATGGCAGTTGATCAAAAGCAAATCGTTGATTTCGTAACGAAAAACCAGGAAACAGCAGCATACGGCTTCGTGTCACCTGGCTTTAAAGATCCATCAGGCAAAGACTTCCGCGAAGCAAGCGGCGATCTTGTGAAAACAGATGCAGCTGAAGCAAAAGCATTGCTTGAGAAAGGCATGAAAGAAGAAGGGTATGACAAGCTGCCTGAAGTAACATTAACTTACAGTACAGATGATACGCATAAGAAAATTGCGGAAGCGCTTCAGCAAATGTTTAAGGAAAATTTAGGCGTGGATGTTAAACTTGCGAACCTTGAAGCGAACGTATTTGCAGAAGATCAAAAAGCATTGAAATTCCAGCTTTCAAGAAGTTCATTCTTAGCTGACTATGCCGATCCTGTAAACTTCCTTGAGAACTTTCAAACAGGACATTCCATGAACCGCACTGGCTGGACAAATGCTGAGTACGATCAATTAATCAAAGACTCTAAAAATGAATCTGACGAAGCAAAACGCTTTGAAATGCTGTACAAAGCAGAAAAGATTTTATTTGAAGAAGCACCGATCATTCCGATCCATTTCTACAACCAGGTTTACTTGCAAAATGAAGATGTATCAGGCATCGTCCGTCACCCTGTCGGATATTTAGAACTAAAATGGGCAGATAAGAAGTAA
- a CDS encoding S66 peptidase family protein: protein MIKPQALKKGDTIGIISPASPPNKENLKRSLSFLEETGLKFKLGKHIEREYGYLAGTDEERAEDIHTMFQDQEVKAIICACGGFGTARMASLLDYDLIQKNPKIFWGYSDITFLHTAIRQKTGLVTFHGPMLSSDFGEEAGVLPITKQYFHQLFENSPLTYNESLSPLEIMIEGKASGELVGGNLSLITSSVGTAFEIDSKEKLLLIEDIDEEPYAVDRMLNQLYMSGKLTDAAGILVADFHNCVPQKRKNSIPFDEVLAHYIKLAGKPALRGFKIGHCSPNISVPLGTHAEMNTFEKKVVIESGIL from the coding sequence ATGATAAAACCCCAGGCTTTAAAAAAAGGCGATACGATCGGCATTATTTCCCCGGCAAGTCCTCCGAATAAAGAGAACCTTAAGCGCTCTCTTTCTTTTTTAGAAGAAACAGGCTTGAAATTTAAGCTCGGCAAACATATTGAACGGGAATACGGATACCTTGCAGGAACCGATGAAGAAAGAGCAGAAGATATTCATACGATGTTTCAGGATCAGGAGGTAAAAGCCATCATCTGCGCTTGCGGCGGCTTTGGAACAGCCCGAATGGCCTCTCTATTGGACTATGACCTTATTCAAAAGAACCCGAAGATTTTCTGGGGTTACAGCGATATTACTTTTTTACATACAGCCATCAGACAGAAGACCGGTCTCGTTACGTTTCACGGACCTATGCTCAGCTCTGATTTTGGAGAGGAAGCCGGTGTTCTTCCGATAACCAAACAGTATTTTCATCAGCTTTTTGAGAACAGCCCTCTAACTTATAATGAATCTCTTTCGCCCCTTGAAATCATGATTGAAGGAAAAGCAAGCGGTGAGCTTGTTGGCGGGAATCTATCATTAATCACAAGCTCGGTCGGTACCGCTTTTGAGATTGATTCGAAAGAGAAACTGCTTTTAATTGAAGACATTGATGAAGAGCCTTATGCAGTCGACCGCATGCTGAATCAGCTTTATATGTCGGGCAAGTTAACAGACGCAGCTGGTATTCTCGTCGCTGATTTTCATAACTGCGTTCCTCAAAAACGAAAAAATTCAATTCCGTTTGATGAAGTGCTGGCCCATTACATAAAACTTGCAGGCAAACCCGCTTTAAGAGGGTTTAAAATCGGACACTGCAGTCCTAATATCTCTGTTCCGCTTGGAACACATGCAGAAATGAATACATTCGAAAAGAAAGTTGTAATCGAAAGCGGGATTCTTTAA